The proteins below are encoded in one region of Arthrobacter sp. CJ23:
- a CDS encoding enoyl-CoA hydratase/isomerase family protein, with product MSATERSPRINVSVSDGVATVEIDNPTQRNALTKAMCLELQELMPHLEADPDVNVVVLRGAGDTFCAGAAISELSSVLLDRQEDETSVDQLSRADHAITSVTKPTVALVDGACMGGGWQIASACDFVIASERSVFAITPAKIGIIYPRPGIERLVRQVGHANAKFILLTGQAFTAARAQSLGLVAEAVPDAEFEERCAAIVGSLRNRSRFSTHSMKRLVDLTDMNHPRIDQEWADAWAAMPDNPDMGIGISAFLNREQPQFTWRPVG from the coding sequence ATGAGCGCTACCGAACGCAGCCCCAGGATCAACGTCAGCGTCAGCGATGGCGTGGCAACCGTCGAGATCGACAACCCCACGCAGCGGAACGCCCTCACCAAGGCCATGTGCCTGGAGCTCCAGGAGCTCATGCCGCACCTCGAGGCCGATCCAGACGTCAACGTGGTGGTGCTGCGCGGCGCGGGCGATACGTTCTGCGCGGGCGCGGCCATCAGCGAGCTGTCATCCGTGCTGCTGGACCGGCAGGAGGACGAAACCAGCGTGGACCAGCTGAGCCGGGCAGACCACGCCATCACGTCCGTCACCAAGCCCACCGTGGCCTTGGTGGACGGGGCGTGCATGGGCGGGGGTTGGCAGATCGCCTCGGCCTGCGATTTCGTCATCGCCAGCGAGCGGTCCGTCTTCGCCATCACGCCGGCCAAGATCGGCATCATCTACCCGCGGCCCGGTATCGAACGGCTCGTCCGGCAGGTGGGCCACGCCAACGCGAAGTTCATCCTCCTCACCGGCCAGGCGTTCACCGCCGCCCGGGCCCAGTCACTCGGGCTGGTGGCCGAGGCAGTTCCCGACGCGGAGTTCGAGGAGCGGTGCGCCGCCATCGTCGGTTCGCTGCGGAACCGCTCCCGCTTCTCCACCCACTCCATGAAGCGGCTGGTGGACCTGACGGACATGAACCACCCGCGCATCGACCAGGAATGGGCCGATGCCTGGGCCGCCATGCCGGACAACCCGGACATGGGCATCGGCATCAGCGCTTTCCTCAACCGTGAGCAGCCACAGTTCACCTGGCGGCCCGTGGGGTGA
- a CDS encoding MFS transporter, whose protein sequence is MATKRRRSSSAGAAVGCGPVLALVVIGLLIQYWWVLLIALGVVALTVALVRFAMAPPRPARVRPLKSARPSKPPPVMTPPSPALVNDDLADQMRAIKHVRHIRDMQEWDYEWIRLTNPEKSSRELGEIANAHFARGRSIGINYGDPSVPWLGGPSLGQEAPSCCRQCRDRGHHEYLRRDCGRRSVLDDELC, encoded by the coding sequence ATGGCAACCAAACGCCGTCGCTCAAGTAGCGCGGGCGCCGCCGTCGGATGTGGCCCCGTCCTCGCCCTCGTCGTGATCGGGCTCCTCATCCAGTACTGGTGGGTTCTCCTGATCGCTCTCGGTGTGGTTGCACTGACCGTGGCACTCGTTCGCTTCGCTATGGCCCCGCCCCGTCCGGCCAGGGTGCGCCCGCTCAAGTCTGCCCGTCCGTCCAAGCCCCCACCGGTCATGACACCGCCCAGCCCGGCCCTCGTCAATGACGATCTCGCGGACCAGATGCGCGCCATCAAACACGTCCGCCACATACGGGACATGCAGGAGTGGGACTACGAGTGGATCCGACTGACCAACCCCGAGAAGAGCAGCCGCGAACTCGGTGAAATCGCCAACGCCCATTTCGCGCGGGGCCGGTCGATCGGCATTAACTATGGGGACCCCTCCGTCCCCTGGCTCGGAGGCCCAAGCCTCGGGCAGGAAGCGCCATCGTGTTGTAGACAATGCCGTGACCGGGGACACCATGAATACCTTCGCCGCGATTGCGGGCGGCGATCGGTCCTCGACGACGAGCTGTGCTGA
- a CDS encoding RNA polymerase sigma factor produces MSYLSRAPDREEAFRALYESAYADLLKFVQRRTEAANAEDVVAEAFLIVWRRISEAPTLQDDARAWVFGIARNLMLNARRGEQRRQALGVRLAEATAASHRPSHADLVSSRVDLGRAWALLSEVHQETLGLAIFEKLSAPQAAQVVGISPVAFRLRLARARRALRLLLDHFPQNESAVPAALPEKASTP; encoded by the coding sequence ATGAGCTACCTATCGAGAGCCCCTGACAGGGAAGAGGCCTTTCGGGCACTATACGAATCTGCGTATGCCGACCTACTGAAGTTCGTTCAGCGTCGCACTGAAGCGGCGAATGCTGAGGACGTGGTGGCCGAGGCGTTTCTTATAGTCTGGCGACGAATTTCGGAAGCGCCGACGCTCCAGGATGACGCCCGAGCCTGGGTCTTTGGCATCGCACGAAATCTCATGCTGAATGCTCGCCGCGGAGAACAGCGACGGCAGGCCCTGGGTGTCCGCCTAGCCGAGGCGACGGCGGCATCTCATCGCCCTTCTCACGCTGACCTGGTCAGCAGCCGCGTTGATCTTGGCAGGGCTTGGGCGCTTCTCTCCGAAGTCCACCAAGAGACCCTGGGACTCGCGATCTTCGAGAAGCTCTCCGCACCACAAGCAGCACAGGTCGTGGGGATTTCTCCCGTGGCTTTTCGCCTCCGCCTAGCCCGAGCGCGACGAGCCCTGCGACTACTCCTCGACCACTTCCCCCAGAACGAGTCCGCCGTGCCTGCGGCACTTCCCGAAAAGGCCTCGACACCATGA